The Ictalurus furcatus strain D&B chromosome 5, Billie_1.0, whole genome shotgun sequence genome includes a region encoding these proteins:
- the pde4d gene encoding cAMP-specific 3',5'-cyclic phosphodiesterase 4D isoform X2 — MKRGNPYRVRERRMIHLSDFPFRRHSWICFDVDNGTSSGRSPLDPMASPGSGLILQANFVHSQRRESFLYRSDSDYDLSPKSMSRNSSIASDIHGDDMIVTPFAQVLASLRTVRNNFSALTNVQQERASTKRSPMCNPPPITKTTYTEEAYQKLATETLEELDWCLDQLETLQTRHSVSEMASNKFKRMLNRELTHLSEMSRSGNQVSEYISSTFLDKQHEVEMPSPQSQKDKEKKKRPMSQISGVKKLTHSSSLTNSNIPRFGVKTDTEEALAKELEDVNKWGLNVFKVTEFSCNRPLTVMMHTIFQERDLLKTFKIPLDTFITYLMTLEDHYHSDVAYHNNIHAADVTQSTHVLLSSPALEAVFTDLEILAAIFASAIHDVDHPGVSNQFLINTNSELALMYNDSSVLENHHLAVGFKLLQEENCDIFQNLTKKQRQSLRKMVIDIVLATDMSKHMNLLADLKTMVETKKVTSSGVLLLDNYSDRIQVLQNMVHCADLSNPTKPLQLYRQWTDRIMEEFFSQGDRERERGMEISPMCDKHNASVEKSQVGFIDYIVHPLWETWADLVHPDAQDILDTLEDNREWYQSTIPQSPSPALDTNTDGRRTTTHDKFQFELTLEEDGESDTEKDSGSPPDEEEEEDEEEDENSCSDSKTLCTQDSECTEIPLDEQVAEGEEVGEEQREEEGEISEPCVLVEREEEEEEEEEEEEEQDTANT, encoded by the exons TTTCGATGTGGACAATGGAACGTCGTCAGGACGCAGCCCGTTGGACCCGATGGCCAGCCCCGGGTCGGGTCTCATCCTGCAGGCCAACTTCGTCCATAGCCAGCGGAGGGAGTCGTTCCTGTATCGCTCCGACAGTGACTATGACCTCTCGCCAAAGTCCATGTCAAGAAACTCCTCCATCGCCAGCGACAT ACATGGAGATGACATGATTGTTACCCCTTTTGCACAG GTCCTGGCTAGCTTAAGAACTGTACGGAATAATTTTTCAGCACTGACAAATGTCCAACAAGAAAGAGCCTCCACCAA GAGATCACCCATGTGTAACCCTCCCCCCATCACAAAGACCACATACACAG AAGAGGCCTACCAGAAGCTGGCCACCGAGACACTGGAGGAGCTTGACTGGTGCCTAGACCAGCTGGAGACCCTGCAGACCCGGCACTCGGTCAGCGAGATGGCCTCTAACAAG TTCAAGAGGATGTTGAACCGAGAGCTGACCCACCTGTCTGAAATGAGCCGCTCTGGAAACCAGGTGTCTGAGTATATCTCCAGTACATTTTTAG ACAAGCAGCATGAAGTGGAAATGCCGTCTCCACAGTCACAGAAGgacaaggagaagaagaagcggCCGATGTCCCAGATCAGCGGCGTGAAGAAGCTCACTCACAGTTCCAGCCTGACCAATTCAAACATCCCTCGCTTCGGAGTAAAGACGGACACTGAGGAAGCACTggccaag gAGCTTGAAGATGTGAACAAATGGGGCCTTAATGTTTTCAAAGTCACAGAGTTCTCTTGCAACAGACCTTTAACAGTTATGATGCACACAATATTCCAG GAAAGAGACTTATTAAAGACGTTTAAGATTCCACTCGACACTTTTATAACGTATCTGATGACGTTAGAAGACCATTACCATAGCGATGTTGCCTACCACAACAACATCCACGCTGCCGATGTGACTCAGTCCACTCATGTGTTGCTCTCCAGCCCTGCTCTCGAG GCTGTTTTCACAGATTTAGAGATTCTTGCTGCCATATTTGCCAGCGCGATACACGATGTCGATCATCCTGGCGTCTCCAACCAGTTCCTCATTAACACTA ACTCTGAGCTGGCTCTTATGTATAATGACTCGTCTGTGTTGGAGAACCATCACCTGGCTGTGGGCTTTAAGCTTCTGCAGGAAGAGAACTGTGACATCTTCCAGAACCTCACCAAGAAACAGAGACAGTCACTGCGCAAGATGGTCATCGACATC GTTCTGGCCACAGACATGTCGAAACACATGAATTTACTGGCGGATCTGAAAACCATGGTGGAGACAAAAAAAGTGACCAGCTCTGGGGTTCTGCTGCTGGATAATTATTCAGACAGGATACAG GTGCTACAGAACATGGTGCACTGCGCAGACCTCAGTAACCCCACCAAACCACTGCAGCTGTACCGCCAGTGGACAGACCGCATCATGGAGGAGTTCTTCAGCCAGGGAGACCGCGAGAGGGAACGTGGCATGGAGATCAGTCCCATGTGTGACAAACACAACGCTTCAGTTGAGAAATCCCAG GTGGGCTTCATCGACTACATCGTGCACCCACTGTGGGAAACGTGGGCAGACCTGGTACACCCCGATGCCCAGGACATCTTGGACACGCTGGAGGACAACAGGGAGTGGTACCAGAGCACCATCCCGCAGAGCCCGTCCCCCGCTctagacacaaacacagacggACGCCGCACCACCACCCATGACAAGTTCCAGTTTGAGCTCACGCTAGAGGAGGACGGAGAATCGGACACAGAGAAGGACAGCGGCAGCCCTCcagacgaggaggaggaggaggatgaggaagaggatgagAACAGCTGCAGTGACTCTAAAACCCTTTGCACACAGGACTCGGAGTGTACCGAGATCCCCCTGGACGAACAGGTGGCTGAGGGGGAGGAGGTAGGAGAagagcagagagaggaagagggggagATATCAGAACCCTGTGTTTTAGTGGAacgagaggaggaggaggaggaggaggaggaggaggaggaagagcagGACACTGCCAATACGTAA
- the pde4d gene encoding cAMP-specific 3',5'-cyclic phosphodiesterase 4D isoform X3 has translation MSIVMKPRSRSTSSLKCTEGFDVDNGTSSGRSPLDPMASPGSGLILQANFVHSQRRESFLYRSDSDYDLSPKSMSRNSSIASDIHGDDMIVTPFAQVLASLRTVRNNFSALTNVQQERASTKRSPMCNPPPITKTTYTEEAYQKLATETLEELDWCLDQLETLQTRHSVSEMASNKFKRMLNRELTHLSEMSRSGNQVSEYISSTFLDKQHEVEMPSPQSQKDKEKKKRPMSQISGVKKLTHSSSLTNSNIPRFGVKTDTEEALAKELEDVNKWGLNVFKVTEFSCNRPLTVMMHTIFQERDLLKTFKIPLDTFITYLMTLEDHYHSDVAYHNNIHAADVTQSTHVLLSSPALEAVFTDLEILAAIFASAIHDVDHPGVSNQFLINTNSELALMYNDSSVLENHHLAVGFKLLQEENCDIFQNLTKKQRQSLRKMVIDIVLATDMSKHMNLLADLKTMVETKKVTSSGVLLLDNYSDRIQVLQNMVHCADLSNPTKPLQLYRQWTDRIMEEFFSQGDRERERGMEISPMCDKHNASVEKSQVGFIDYIVHPLWETWADLVHPDAQDILDTLEDNREWYQSTIPQSPSPALDTNTDGRRTTTHDKFQFELTLEEDGESDTEKDSGSPPDEEEEEDEEEDENSCSDSKTLCTQDSECTEIPLDEQVAEGEEVGEEQREEEGEISEPCVLVEREEEEEEEEEEEEEQDTANT, from the exons TTTCGATGTGGACAATGGAACGTCGTCAGGACGCAGCCCGTTGGACCCGATGGCCAGCCCCGGGTCGGGTCTCATCCTGCAGGCCAACTTCGTCCATAGCCAGCGGAGGGAGTCGTTCCTGTATCGCTCCGACAGTGACTATGACCTCTCGCCAAAGTCCATGTCAAGAAACTCCTCCATCGCCAGCGACAT ACATGGAGATGACATGATTGTTACCCCTTTTGCACAG GTCCTGGCTAGCTTAAGAACTGTACGGAATAATTTTTCAGCACTGACAAATGTCCAACAAGAAAGAGCCTCCACCAA GAGATCACCCATGTGTAACCCTCCCCCCATCACAAAGACCACATACACAG AAGAGGCCTACCAGAAGCTGGCCACCGAGACACTGGAGGAGCTTGACTGGTGCCTAGACCAGCTGGAGACCCTGCAGACCCGGCACTCGGTCAGCGAGATGGCCTCTAACAAG TTCAAGAGGATGTTGAACCGAGAGCTGACCCACCTGTCTGAAATGAGCCGCTCTGGAAACCAGGTGTCTGAGTATATCTCCAGTACATTTTTAG ACAAGCAGCATGAAGTGGAAATGCCGTCTCCACAGTCACAGAAGgacaaggagaagaagaagcggCCGATGTCCCAGATCAGCGGCGTGAAGAAGCTCACTCACAGTTCCAGCCTGACCAATTCAAACATCCCTCGCTTCGGAGTAAAGACGGACACTGAGGAAGCACTggccaag gAGCTTGAAGATGTGAACAAATGGGGCCTTAATGTTTTCAAAGTCACAGAGTTCTCTTGCAACAGACCTTTAACAGTTATGATGCACACAATATTCCAG GAAAGAGACTTATTAAAGACGTTTAAGATTCCACTCGACACTTTTATAACGTATCTGATGACGTTAGAAGACCATTACCATAGCGATGTTGCCTACCACAACAACATCCACGCTGCCGATGTGACTCAGTCCACTCATGTGTTGCTCTCCAGCCCTGCTCTCGAG GCTGTTTTCACAGATTTAGAGATTCTTGCTGCCATATTTGCCAGCGCGATACACGATGTCGATCATCCTGGCGTCTCCAACCAGTTCCTCATTAACACTA ACTCTGAGCTGGCTCTTATGTATAATGACTCGTCTGTGTTGGAGAACCATCACCTGGCTGTGGGCTTTAAGCTTCTGCAGGAAGAGAACTGTGACATCTTCCAGAACCTCACCAAGAAACAGAGACAGTCACTGCGCAAGATGGTCATCGACATC GTTCTGGCCACAGACATGTCGAAACACATGAATTTACTGGCGGATCTGAAAACCATGGTGGAGACAAAAAAAGTGACCAGCTCTGGGGTTCTGCTGCTGGATAATTATTCAGACAGGATACAG GTGCTACAGAACATGGTGCACTGCGCAGACCTCAGTAACCCCACCAAACCACTGCAGCTGTACCGCCAGTGGACAGACCGCATCATGGAGGAGTTCTTCAGCCAGGGAGACCGCGAGAGGGAACGTGGCATGGAGATCAGTCCCATGTGTGACAAACACAACGCTTCAGTTGAGAAATCCCAG GTGGGCTTCATCGACTACATCGTGCACCCACTGTGGGAAACGTGGGCAGACCTGGTACACCCCGATGCCCAGGACATCTTGGACACGCTGGAGGACAACAGGGAGTGGTACCAGAGCACCATCCCGCAGAGCCCGTCCCCCGCTctagacacaaacacagacggACGCCGCACCACCACCCATGACAAGTTCCAGTTTGAGCTCACGCTAGAGGAGGACGGAGAATCGGACACAGAGAAGGACAGCGGCAGCCCTCcagacgaggaggaggaggaggatgaggaagaggatgagAACAGCTGCAGTGACTCTAAAACCCTTTGCACACAGGACTCGGAGTGTACCGAGATCCCCCTGGACGAACAGGTGGCTGAGGGGGAGGAGGTAGGAGAagagcagagagaggaagagggggagATATCAGAACCCTGTGTTTTAGTGGAacgagaggaggaggaggaggaggaggaggaggaggaggaagagcagGACACTGCCAATACGTAA
- the pde4d gene encoding cAMP-specific 3',5'-cyclic phosphodiesterase 4D isoform X4 — protein sequence MASPGSGLILQANFVHSQRRESFLYRSDSDYDLSPKSMSRNSSIASDIHGDDMIVTPFAQVLASLRTVRNNFSALTNVQQERASTKRSPMCNPPPITKTTYTEEAYQKLATETLEELDWCLDQLETLQTRHSVSEMASNKFKRMLNRELTHLSEMSRSGNQVSEYISSTFLDKQHEVEMPSPQSQKDKEKKKRPMSQISGVKKLTHSSSLTNSNIPRFGVKTDTEEALAKELEDVNKWGLNVFKVTEFSCNRPLTVMMHTIFQERDLLKTFKIPLDTFITYLMTLEDHYHSDVAYHNNIHAADVTQSTHVLLSSPALEAVFTDLEILAAIFASAIHDVDHPGVSNQFLINTNSELALMYNDSSVLENHHLAVGFKLLQEENCDIFQNLTKKQRQSLRKMVIDIVLATDMSKHMNLLADLKTMVETKKVTSSGVLLLDNYSDRIQVLQNMVHCADLSNPTKPLQLYRQWTDRIMEEFFSQGDRERERGMEISPMCDKHNASVEKSQVGFIDYIVHPLWETWADLVHPDAQDILDTLEDNREWYQSTIPQSPSPALDTNTDGRRTTTHDKFQFELTLEEDGESDTEKDSGSPPDEEEEEDEEEDENSCSDSKTLCTQDSECTEIPLDEQVAEGEEVGEEQREEEGEISEPCVLVEREEEEEEEEEEEEEQDTANT from the exons ATGGCCAGCCCCGGGTCGGGTCTCATCCTGCAGGCCAACTTCGTCCATAGCCAGCGGAGGGAGTCGTTCCTGTATCGCTCCGACAGTGACTATGACCTCTCGCCAAAGTCCATGTCAAGAAACTCCTCCATCGCCAGCGACAT ACATGGAGATGACATGATTGTTACCCCTTTTGCACAG GTCCTGGCTAGCTTAAGAACTGTACGGAATAATTTTTCAGCACTGACAAATGTCCAACAAGAAAGAGCCTCCACCAA GAGATCACCCATGTGTAACCCTCCCCCCATCACAAAGACCACATACACAG AAGAGGCCTACCAGAAGCTGGCCACCGAGACACTGGAGGAGCTTGACTGGTGCCTAGACCAGCTGGAGACCCTGCAGACCCGGCACTCGGTCAGCGAGATGGCCTCTAACAAG TTCAAGAGGATGTTGAACCGAGAGCTGACCCACCTGTCTGAAATGAGCCGCTCTGGAAACCAGGTGTCTGAGTATATCTCCAGTACATTTTTAG ACAAGCAGCATGAAGTGGAAATGCCGTCTCCACAGTCACAGAAGgacaaggagaagaagaagcggCCGATGTCCCAGATCAGCGGCGTGAAGAAGCTCACTCACAGTTCCAGCCTGACCAATTCAAACATCCCTCGCTTCGGAGTAAAGACGGACACTGAGGAAGCACTggccaag gAGCTTGAAGATGTGAACAAATGGGGCCTTAATGTTTTCAAAGTCACAGAGTTCTCTTGCAACAGACCTTTAACAGTTATGATGCACACAATATTCCAG GAAAGAGACTTATTAAAGACGTTTAAGATTCCACTCGACACTTTTATAACGTATCTGATGACGTTAGAAGACCATTACCATAGCGATGTTGCCTACCACAACAACATCCACGCTGCCGATGTGACTCAGTCCACTCATGTGTTGCTCTCCAGCCCTGCTCTCGAG GCTGTTTTCACAGATTTAGAGATTCTTGCTGCCATATTTGCCAGCGCGATACACGATGTCGATCATCCTGGCGTCTCCAACCAGTTCCTCATTAACACTA ACTCTGAGCTGGCTCTTATGTATAATGACTCGTCTGTGTTGGAGAACCATCACCTGGCTGTGGGCTTTAAGCTTCTGCAGGAAGAGAACTGTGACATCTTCCAGAACCTCACCAAGAAACAGAGACAGTCACTGCGCAAGATGGTCATCGACATC GTTCTGGCCACAGACATGTCGAAACACATGAATTTACTGGCGGATCTGAAAACCATGGTGGAGACAAAAAAAGTGACCAGCTCTGGGGTTCTGCTGCTGGATAATTATTCAGACAGGATACAG GTGCTACAGAACATGGTGCACTGCGCAGACCTCAGTAACCCCACCAAACCACTGCAGCTGTACCGCCAGTGGACAGACCGCATCATGGAGGAGTTCTTCAGCCAGGGAGACCGCGAGAGGGAACGTGGCATGGAGATCAGTCCCATGTGTGACAAACACAACGCTTCAGTTGAGAAATCCCAG GTGGGCTTCATCGACTACATCGTGCACCCACTGTGGGAAACGTGGGCAGACCTGGTACACCCCGATGCCCAGGACATCTTGGACACGCTGGAGGACAACAGGGAGTGGTACCAGAGCACCATCCCGCAGAGCCCGTCCCCCGCTctagacacaaacacagacggACGCCGCACCACCACCCATGACAAGTTCCAGTTTGAGCTCACGCTAGAGGAGGACGGAGAATCGGACACAGAGAAGGACAGCGGCAGCCCTCcagacgaggaggaggaggaggatgaggaagaggatgagAACAGCTGCAGTGACTCTAAAACCCTTTGCACACAGGACTCGGAGTGTACCGAGATCCCCCTGGACGAACAGGTGGCTGAGGGGGAGGAGGTAGGAGAagagcagagagaggaagagggggagATATCAGAACCCTGTGTTTTAGTGGAacgagaggaggaggaggaggaggaggaggaggaggaggaagagcagGACACTGCCAATACGTAA
- the pde4d gene encoding cAMP-specific 3',5'-cyclic phosphodiesterase 4D isoform X5, which produces MPEANYLLTVSWGYIKFKRMLNRELTHLSEMSRSGNQVSEYISSTFLDKQHEVEMPSPQSQKDKEKKKRPMSQISGVKKLTHSSSLTNSNIPRFGVKTDTEEALAKELEDVNKWGLNVFKVTEFSCNRPLTVMMHTIFQERDLLKTFKIPLDTFITYLMTLEDHYHSDVAYHNNIHAADVTQSTHVLLSSPALEAVFTDLEILAAIFASAIHDVDHPGVSNQFLINTNSELALMYNDSSVLENHHLAVGFKLLQEENCDIFQNLTKKQRQSLRKMVIDIVLATDMSKHMNLLADLKTMVETKKVTSSGVLLLDNYSDRIQVLQNMVHCADLSNPTKPLQLYRQWTDRIMEEFFSQGDRERERGMEISPMCDKHNASVEKSQVGFIDYIVHPLWETWADLVHPDAQDILDTLEDNREWYQSTIPQSPSPALDTNTDGRRTTTHDKFQFELTLEEDGESDTEKDSGSPPDEEEEEDEEEDENSCSDSKTLCTQDSECTEIPLDEQVAEGEEVGEEQREEEGEISEPCVLVEREEEEEEEEEEEEEQDTANT; this is translated from the exons ATGCCTGAGGCGAATTACTTGCTTACCGTTTCTTGGGGATACATAAAG TTCAAGAGGATGTTGAACCGAGAGCTGACCCACCTGTCTGAAATGAGCCGCTCTGGAAACCAGGTGTCTGAGTATATCTCCAGTACATTTTTAG ACAAGCAGCATGAAGTGGAAATGCCGTCTCCACAGTCACAGAAGgacaaggagaagaagaagcggCCGATGTCCCAGATCAGCGGCGTGAAGAAGCTCACTCACAGTTCCAGCCTGACCAATTCAAACATCCCTCGCTTCGGAGTAAAGACGGACACTGAGGAAGCACTggccaag gAGCTTGAAGATGTGAACAAATGGGGCCTTAATGTTTTCAAAGTCACAGAGTTCTCTTGCAACAGACCTTTAACAGTTATGATGCACACAATATTCCAG GAAAGAGACTTATTAAAGACGTTTAAGATTCCACTCGACACTTTTATAACGTATCTGATGACGTTAGAAGACCATTACCATAGCGATGTTGCCTACCACAACAACATCCACGCTGCCGATGTGACTCAGTCCACTCATGTGTTGCTCTCCAGCCCTGCTCTCGAG GCTGTTTTCACAGATTTAGAGATTCTTGCTGCCATATTTGCCAGCGCGATACACGATGTCGATCATCCTGGCGTCTCCAACCAGTTCCTCATTAACACTA ACTCTGAGCTGGCTCTTATGTATAATGACTCGTCTGTGTTGGAGAACCATCACCTGGCTGTGGGCTTTAAGCTTCTGCAGGAAGAGAACTGTGACATCTTCCAGAACCTCACCAAGAAACAGAGACAGTCACTGCGCAAGATGGTCATCGACATC GTTCTGGCCACAGACATGTCGAAACACATGAATTTACTGGCGGATCTGAAAACCATGGTGGAGACAAAAAAAGTGACCAGCTCTGGGGTTCTGCTGCTGGATAATTATTCAGACAGGATACAG GTGCTACAGAACATGGTGCACTGCGCAGACCTCAGTAACCCCACCAAACCACTGCAGCTGTACCGCCAGTGGACAGACCGCATCATGGAGGAGTTCTTCAGCCAGGGAGACCGCGAGAGGGAACGTGGCATGGAGATCAGTCCCATGTGTGACAAACACAACGCTTCAGTTGAGAAATCCCAG GTGGGCTTCATCGACTACATCGTGCACCCACTGTGGGAAACGTGGGCAGACCTGGTACACCCCGATGCCCAGGACATCTTGGACACGCTGGAGGACAACAGGGAGTGGTACCAGAGCACCATCCCGCAGAGCCCGTCCCCCGCTctagacacaaacacagacggACGCCGCACCACCACCCATGACAAGTTCCAGTTTGAGCTCACGCTAGAGGAGGACGGAGAATCGGACACAGAGAAGGACAGCGGCAGCCCTCcagacgaggaggaggaggaggatgaggaagaggatgagAACAGCTGCAGTGACTCTAAAACCCTTTGCACACAGGACTCGGAGTGTACCGAGATCCCCCTGGACGAACAGGTGGCTGAGGGGGAGGAGGTAGGAGAagagcagagagaggaagagggggagATATCAGAACCCTGTGTTTTAGTGGAacgagaggaggaggaggaggaggaggaggaggaggaggaagagcagGACACTGCCAATACGTAA
- the rab3c gene encoding ras-related protein Rab-3C isoform X2, producing the protein MAATQDGKQKDNSDQNFDYMFKLLIIGNSSVGKTSFLFRYADDSFTSAFVSTVGIDFRVKTVYRNDKSIKLQIWDTAGQERYRTITTAYYRGAMGFILMYDITNEESFAAVQDWSTQIKTYSWDNAQVILVGNKCDMEEERIVSVDSGRLLAEQLGFEFFETSAKDNINVKQTFECLVDVICDKMADSLETNPAETTGTPTTKLSDNAVPTQQSECSC; encoded by the exons ATGGCTGCCACTCAAGATGGCAAACAGAAAGATAACTCAGATCAAAACTTTGACTACATGTTCAAACTGTTAATCATCGGGAACAGCAGCGTTGGTAAAACGTCATTCCTTTTCCGCTACGCCGATGACTCATTTACATCAGCTTTTGTCAGCACAGTGGGGATCGACTTCAGGGTCAAAACCGTGTACAGGAATGACAAGAGCATCAAGTTGCAGATCTGG GACACAGCAGGCCAGGAGCGCTACAGGACCATCACTACAGCTTACTACCGTGGAGCCATGGGATTCATCCTCATGTATGATATCACTAACGAGGAATCTTTTGCTGCTGTGCAAGACTG GTCAACTCAGATTAAGACTTACTCCTGGGACAATGCCCAGGTGATCCTAGTTGGAAACAAATGTGacatggaggaggagaggaTAGTGTCCGTGGACAGTGGAAGACTCCTGGCAGAACAGCTGG GTTTTGAGTTCTTTGAGACAAGTGCAAAGGACAATATTAACGTCAAGCAGACTTTTGAGTGCCTGGTGGACGTTATCTGTGACAAAATGGCTGACAGCCTTGAGACCAACCCTGCTGAAACCACCGGAACACCCACAACCAAACTGAGCGACAACGCCGTACCGACCCAGCAGTCCGAGTGCAGCTGCTAG
- the rab3c gene encoding ras-related protein Rab-3C isoform X1 — MKHWLNGFGWRVRASDVRSEHRSAFKILQTDSTCSKRSSPEPTHLFLRACLNLEMDLYGKMAATQDGKQKDNSDQNFDYMFKLLIIGNSSVGKTSFLFRYADDSFTSAFVSTVGIDFRVKTVYRNDKSIKLQIWDTAGQERYRTITTAYYRGAMGFILMYDITNEESFAAVQDWSTQIKTYSWDNAQVILVGNKCDMEEERIVSVDSGRLLAEQLGFEFFETSAKDNINVKQTFECLVDVICDKMADSLETNPAETTGTPTTKLSDNAVPTQQSECSC; from the exons ATGAAACACTGGCTGAATGGATTTGGGTGGAGAGTGAGAGCTAGTGACGTCCGAAGCGAGCATCGGTCTGCATTTAAGATTTTACAAACCGACTCCACCTGCTCCAAAAGAAGCAGTCCTGAACCGACACATCTGTTTTTAAGAGCCTGTCTAAATCTGGAGATGGATTTATATGGGAAG ATGGCTGCCACTCAAGATGGCAAACAGAAAGATAACTCAGATCAAAACTTTGACTACATGTTCAAACTGTTAATCATCGGGAACAGCAGCGTTGGTAAAACGTCATTCCTTTTCCGCTACGCCGATGACTCATTTACATCAGCTTTTGTCAGCACAGTGGGGATCGACTTCAGGGTCAAAACCGTGTACAGGAATGACAAGAGCATCAAGTTGCAGATCTGG GACACAGCAGGCCAGGAGCGCTACAGGACCATCACTACAGCTTACTACCGTGGAGCCATGGGATTCATCCTCATGTATGATATCACTAACGAGGAATCTTTTGCTGCTGTGCAAGACTG GTCAACTCAGATTAAGACTTACTCCTGGGACAATGCCCAGGTGATCCTAGTTGGAAACAAATGTGacatggaggaggagaggaTAGTGTCCGTGGACAGTGGAAGACTCCTGGCAGAACAGCTGG GTTTTGAGTTCTTTGAGACAAGTGCAAAGGACAATATTAACGTCAAGCAGACTTTTGAGTGCCTGGTGGACGTTATCTGTGACAAAATGGCTGACAGCCTTGAGACCAACCCTGCTGAAACCACCGGAACACCCACAACCAAACTGAGCGACAACGCCGTACCGACCCAGCAGTCCGAGTGCAGCTGCTAG